The Candidatus Amarolinea dominans genomic interval GGGCTGCAAATCTTGGATGTGCGCGATCCCAGACAGCCAACCGCAGCGGGCGCCTTCGCCACGCCCGGCCAGGCCAGCGGCATCACGGTGCGGGGCCGGCCAGCGGACGCCGCGGGCGCCCTGGCCTATGTGGCTGACGGCGAGGCCGGGCTGCTGGTGCTGCGCGTGCGGGAAACGCCCGCACTGCCTGACAGGCTGTATTTGCCCCGCCTGTGAAACGGACCCAGTCTGGCCCTCGCTAGTTGTCGCAAAACGTGAATCGTGCTAAAATAAGGTGTACGCATTCTAATCAACTCGGCTGTGCGACTCTGGTTCGACAACGAACAGGGTTGATTGAGTTTCTGACGATCATCAATTCTACCCCAAGAAGGAGGGAATACAGGCGCAAATAAGGCCGTCAGCCGTTCGATGAAAGTGATAGAGAACCGGTCCGCGCGGAGGGCTTCCGCAGGACGGTCAGTCTATCAGATTGTATGATATGCTTGAAGGAGAAGAAACTGTGTCTAAGAAGAGTTCGCTTTTTGTTGTGATCACGCTGTTGGTTCTGACAGCGACTCTGCTGTCAGCCTGTGGGGGCGCCACGGTAGCGCCCACGGTCGCGCCGACAGCGGTGAAGCCAGCAAGCAAGCTGGCAGTCGGCATCGTGCTGCCGACCAAGGATGAGCCGCGCTGGGTGCAGGACGAGACCCGCTTCAAGGAAGCGCTGACCGCGGCCGGCTACGACGCTGAAATCCTCTTCAGCCAGGGCGATTCGGCCAAAGAAAAGGCCAACGTCGAAGCGCTGATTACCAAGGGCGTCAAGGTCATCGTGATCTGCCCGCAAGACGGCACGGCCGCGGCCGCCGCGGCTGACGCCGCCCGCGCCGCCGGCATCAAGGTCATTTCCTATGACCGCCTGATCCGCGACACCGACGCGGTAGACTACTACGTCACCTTTGACAGCATCGCCGTGGGCGCGCAGCAGGCGCAGTACCTGGTTGATAACGCCAAAGGCGCCGGCAACCCGCTCTACCTCTATGCGGGCGCCGCATCTGACAACAATGCCTTCGTCTTCTTCGAAGGCGCCTGGGGCGTCCTGCAGCCCAAGATCGCCGATGGCACCTTCGTCATCAAGAACTCCTCCGAGGCTGTCGGCCTGCAGGCCAAGGCCAAGCTGACCCGCGACGAACAGGCCAAGATCATCGGTCAGGTCACCACGAACTGGGACTTCAACACCGCCAAGAACCTGGCCGAGGCCAACCTGACCTCTGCCAAGACGGCCGACAAGGGCAACGTCTTCATCCTCGCTCCCAATGACGGCACCGCCCGTGCCATCGCCGACGTCTTCGGCATTGACAAGGACGTCAAGAGCTATCTGGTCACCGGTCAGGATGCTGAAAAGGCGTCTGTCCAGTACATCATTGACGGCAAGCAGTCCATGACCGTCTTCAAGGATGTCCGCACCCTGGTCAAGGACGCCATCGGCGCGGCCGTGGCCCTGCTCGAAGGCAAGACACCGGGCGCCAAGGGTTCCTACAACAATGGCAAGACAGACGTGCCGGCCATCCAGTCCGCCGTGGTCACGGTTGACAAGGCCAACGTCAAGGCCGCCCTGATAGACTCCGGCTACTACCAGGCCGCCGACTTCACCGGCCTGGCAGGCGGCGTTGCCCCGGCGCCGACCGGCAAGCTGGCAGTCGGCATCGTGCTGCCGACCAAGGATGAGCCGCGCTGGGTGCAGGACGAGACCCGCTTCAAGGAAGCGCTGACCGCGGCCGGCTACGACGCTGAGATCCTCTTCAGCCAGGGCGATTCGGCCAAAGAAAAGGCCAACGTCGAGGCGCTGATCACCAAGGGCGTCAAGGTCATCGTGATCTGCCCGCAAGACGGTACGGCCGCGGCCGCCGCGGCTGACGCCGCCCGCGCCGCCGGCATCAAGGTCATCTCCTATGACCGCCTGATCCGCGAGACCGACGCGGTAGACTACTACGTTACCTTCGATAGCATTGCCGTGGGCGCGCAGCAGGCGCAGTACCTGGTTGATAACGCTAAGGGCGCCGGCAACCCGCTCTACCTCTATGCGGGCGCCGCCTCTGACAACAACGCCTTCATCTTCTTCGAAGGCGCCTGGGGTGTCCTGCAGCCCAAGATCGCCGATGGCACCTTCGTCATCAAGAACTCCTCCGAGGCTGTCGGCCTGCAGGCCAAGGCCAAGCTGACCCGCGACGAACAGGCCAAGATCATCGGCCAGGTCACCACCAACTGGGACTTCAACACCGCCAAGAACCTGGCCGAAGCCAACCTGACCGTCGCCAAGGCTGCGGACAAGGGCAACGTCTTCGTCCTCGCTCCCAACGACGGCACCGCCCGTGCCATCGCTGACGTCTTCGGCATTGACAAGGACGTCAAGAGCTATCTGGTCACCGGTCAGGACGCTGAAAAGGCGTCTGTCCAGTACATCATTGACGGCAAGCAGTCCATGACCGTCTTCAAGGATGTCCGCACCCTGGTCAAGGACGCCATCGGCGCGGCCGTGGCCCTGCTCGAAGGCAAGACACCAACGTCCAAGGGTTCCTACAACAACGGCAAGGCAGACGTGCCGGCTATCCAGTCCGCCGTGGTCACGGTTGACAAGGCCAACGTCAAGACCGCCCTGATTGACTCCGGCTACTACCAGGCCGGCGACTTCACCGGCCTGGATGCAGGCGGCGCTGCCCCCCCACCGGCATCAGACAAGGGCAAGGTGGAAGTCTTCTCCTGGTGGACAGGCGGCGGTGAAGCTGCTGGCCTCGACGCCATGATCAAGATCTTCAAGGCGCAGTATCCGAACATTGAGTTCGTGAATGCCGCTGTCGCCGGCGGCGCTGGCACCAATGCCCGTGCCGTGCTGGCCTCACGCCTGCAAGCTGGCGATCCGCCGGATAGCTGGCAAGGTCACGCGGGTCAGGAACTCATCGGCACCTATGTTGATGGCAAGCAGATCCAGCCGTTGAACGATCTCTACACGGCCGAGGGCTGGCTCGCTGTCATGCCCAAGACCCTGATCCCGCTGATCTCTAAGGCTGACAGCATCTACTCCGTCCCGGTCAACATCCACCGCGCCAACGTGCTGTGGTACAACCCCAAGGTCCTGACCGACAACAAGATCACGGTGCCGACCACCGTCGAAGAGTGGATCACGGCCATGGACACCCTGAAGGCCGCCGGTGTGCAACCGCTGGCCCTGGGCGAACAATGGACCAAGATGCACCTGTTCGAAACCGTTCTGCTCGGCTCACTTGGGCCGGAGAAGTACAACGGACTCTGGAGCGGCGCGACCGATTGGACCGGCGCTGACGTGACCGCGGCCCTGGCCAACTATGCCAAGGTCCTCACCTACGCCAACACCGATTCGGCGTCGCTCTCCTGGCAGGATGCCTCGCAGCTCGTCGTCAACGGCGACGCCGCCTTCAACGTCATGGGCGACTGGGCCGAAGGCTACTTCCGCGAACTGGGCAAGAAGCCGCAGGCCGATTACGGCTGGGCGCCGGTTCCTGGCACTGTGGGCACCTTCCAGTTCCTGTCTGACTCCTTCGTCCTGGCTGTGGGCGCGCCCGACGCCAATGCCGCGACGGCCTGGCTGAAGATCGCCGGCTCCAAGTCGGGTCAGGAAGCGTTCAACCCTGTGAAGGGCTCGATCTGCGCCCGCACCGACTGTGACAAGACCCTCTTCGGTGAGTACCTGCAGTCGGCTATGGCCGATTGGGCCAGCAATACCGTGGTCGGCTCGCTGACGCATGGTGTGGTGGCCAACGACTCCTGGAAGTCAGAAATTGACACCGCGCTCGGCCTGTACATCGCCGACAGCAAGGCCGATGTCTTCCAGGCCGCTCTGGCTGCCGCCTGCAAGAGCTCCGGCACCTGCAAGTAATGCAGTAAAATGCAGTAAAATGCAGTAAAATGCAGTGAAATGAGATGGTGCGGCTTCGCCCCGGCGAGGTCGCACCATCTCGCCCAAAACCTCCGCGGCAGTGCAACCAGCAACATCTGACCCACTGAAACGAGGTCCGACATGCTCCGTGCATTGAAGAACCGAGACC includes:
- a CDS encoding carbohydrate ABC transporter substrate-binding protein, coding for MDAGGAAPPPASDKGKVEVFSWWTGGGEAAGLDAMIKIFKAQYPNIEFVNAAVAGGAGTNARAVLASRLQAGDPPDSWQGHAGQELIGTYVDGKQIQPLNDLYTAEGWLAVMPKTLIPLISKADSIYSVPVNIHRANVLWYNPKVLTDNKITVPTTVEEWITAMDTLKAAGVQPLALGEQWTKMHLFETVLLGSLGPEKYNGLWSGATDWTGADVTAALANYAKVLTYANTDSASLSWQDASQLVVNGDAAFNVMGDWAEGYFRELGKKPQADYGWAPVPGTVGTFQFLSDSFVLAVGAPDANAATAWLKIAGSKSGQEAFNPVKGSICARTDCDKTLFGEYLQSAMADWASNTVVGSLTHGVVANDSWKSEIDTALGLYIADSKADVFQAALAAACKSSGTCK